A stretch of the Malus domestica chromosome 08, GDT2T_hap1 genome encodes the following:
- the LOC103443108 gene encoding probable disease resistance protein At4g27220: protein MEIVIQIVGKVAEYAVEPAIRQVGYLTHCKSKLEKLQTQMNELSAARERLELEVVRAEEKGEEIQTDVQNWLKDMVEITEKANELWKRDTQAKMSCLRGLCPNPVLRYKLGRRTTKLQQAVFNLYDKRDFASISYNVRPQDITMVSHKHYEAFDSRTLIVKKIMDELRIPNTDLILVHGIGGVGKTTLVEEVLRQAVKEKLFADAVMVKSVQNPNLEGIQKEIAIKLGMEVKESETMSVRALRLCNRIKENKVLLILDNIWESIDLQSIGLPCLPNCRILLTSRTRKLLSSEKRTQKDFALQVLNKEDAWRLFETKAGDVVKNPEMRTVANDVAKKCGGLPLLVVTVASSLRNRSTLPVWKDALRSLKEFDNEDSAEQEAYSALEWSYNQLNDKKLKPLFLICGILVNLVGGATLTDLFKYTIGLGLFKNIDTLEDAQYALHSRIEELKDSGLLLDSEDNTSIRMHDLLRDVAISIASKGHRALLRAEGDDLKEWPNDKEFSENCTMISLSCKNIPRLPEVLKCQQLELFILGCKCDLLEIPGNFFEEMKELKVMDLTEARISSLPPSLHLLQNLRTLCLDSCVLRDITLVGQLSQLAILSFISSELKELPEEIGKLTRLRLLDLSDCSELEVISPNVISRLTSLEDLRMKNSFNRWVPKGVTGERSNASLSELKDLPHLAALSIHVPDACCIPTDLFTDKLKRYQILIGTRQKWYDVDETLNTLKLKLPTGCELDHGLEMLLKGSCEDLYLDGSEGADNVVHHSGSEDFQQLKHLHVENNAQFTHIITEEVVLPNLTSLVVADCDRLTFVLSSSMARNLVQLQKLEITGCESMEEIVSTKEYGEEKTDVMFCKLQHLNLEYLPKLSRFCSGSCNVQFPSLESLKLEGCKEVKGFVFDPKLETEEVYFLFDDKVGFPKLEKLSIHELSISTTVWHNKLDPDSFYKLRDVDVHRCGRLISIITPSIAGRLNALRSLSISGCDRLEVVFESKETPDTSTTQLKMSGCENLDSVSIGWYGKLKYMFPCSVARGLQQLRHLRVTSCKGMKEIVSKEEGLEMMPKFVFPKATNIEFINLDQLKSFYPGIHAAEWPLLKRVEVRECGKLDIFVPKISSFQKHELDGLDTPIKHSLFLIDKDVSFPNLETMALDRDMEIRCGPSTSQLFRKLKSLTFARGQKVSLFENNVNASFPHISVLKLYEMRKLMYLRNENFPGAGPVFSNLEVLQVVVCPELKDIGSSAIPFQNLTTLEVYGCHSLKYLATYTIAKTLKRLREMVVGNCERMTEIGATTSDGDDAGNDGEISFCQLQSLQLYLLPSLQDFFSGNCIVKFPSLKTVNIYKCPKVKINSSEWKSSPELQGVQLTEKHPQYYMWRWESW, encoded by the exons ATGGAGATTGTCATTCAAATCGTCGGAAAAGTTGCCGAGTATGCAGTTGAACCGGCTATACGCCAAGTGGGTTACCTAACTCACTGCAAAAGCAAACTTGAGAAACTACAGACTCAAATGAACGAATTAAGTGCCGCTAGAGAGCGGCTAGAACTCGAGGTTGTTCGAGCTGAAGAAAAAGGTGAAGAAATCCAAACTGACGTCCAGAACTGGCTGAAAGACATGGTTGAGATCACCGAGAAGGCGAACGAATTATGGAAGCGTGATACGCAAGCAAAGATGAGCTGTCTCCGTGGGCTTTGTCCAAACCCGGTGCTCCGTTACAAGCTAGGCAGGAGAACAACAAAGTTGCAGCAGGCGGTTTTTAACCTCTACGACAAAAGAGATTTCGCTAGCATTTCGTACAATGTCCGCCCACAAGACATAACCATGGTATCTCACAAACATTATGAGGCATTTGATTCGAGGACTTTAATTGTCAAGAAGATCATGGATGAACTGAGAATTCCTAATACCGACCTGATTTTGGTGCATGGTATTGGAGGCGTGGGGAAGACCACACTGGTTGAAGAAGTTCTTAGGCAAGCTGTAAAAGAAAAGTTATTTGCTGATGCAGTTATGGTAAAAAGTGTGCAAAATCCGAACCTTGAAGGAATTCAAAAAGAAATTGCCATAAAGTTGGGTATGGAAGTTAAAGAAAGCGAAACTATGTCAGTAAGAGCACTTCGTCTATGTAACaggataaaagaaaataaagttcttttaattttagacaacatttggGAAAGCATTGACTTGCAGAGTATTGGACTTCCTTGTCTGCCGAATTGTAGAATACTGTTGACATCCAGAACTCGAAAACTGCTATCCTCAGAGAAGCGGACGCAAAAAGACTTTGCACTTCAAGTTTTAAACAAGGAAGATGCTTGGCGTTTATTTGAGACGAAGGCAGGTGATGTTGTTAAAAATCCCGAAATGCGAACTGTGGCAAACGATGTAGCCAAAAAATGCGGAGGTTTGCCTCTTTTGGTTGTCACGGTCGCAAGCTCTTTAAGAAATAGAAGTACTTTACCAGTATGGAAGGATGCCTTGAGAAGCCTAAAAGAGTTTGACAATGAAGACTCAGCCGAACAAGAAGCATACTCGGCTTTAGAGTGGAGTTACAATCAATTGAATGATAAAAAGCTTAAGCCATTATTCTTGATCTGTGGAATTTTGGTAAATCTTGTGGGAGGCGCAACTCTGACAGACTTGTTCAAATATACAATTGGTTTGGGCTTGTTTAAGAACATTGATACATTGGAGGACGCACAATATGCATTGCATTCGCGGATTGAAGAGCTTAAAGATTCTGGTCTGTTACTGGACTCCGAGGACAATACATCAATCAGAATGCATGATTTGTTACGTGATGTTGCCATCTCGATTGCATCCAAAGGCCACCGTGCCTTACTAAGAGCAGAAGGAGATGACTTGAAGGAATGGCCAAACGATAAGGAGTTTTCTGAAAATTGCACAATGATATCTTTGTCTTGCAAAAACATCCCTAGGCTTCCTGAAGTTTTGAAATGCCAACAACTGGAGTTGTTTATTTTGGGATGTAAATGTGACTTGCTTGAAATCCCAGGTAACTTCTTTGAGGAGATGAAAGAGCTTAAAGTTATGGATTTAACCGAAGCGCGTATTTCGTCGCTGCCTCCATCTCTTCATCTCCTACAAAATCTTCGGACATTGTGTTTGGATAGTTGCGTGTTGCGAGACATAACTCTAGTCGGACAGCTATCGCAACTAGCAATTCTCAGCTTTATATCTTCCGAGCTTAAAGAGTTGCCTGAAGAAATAGGGAAATTGACTCGTCTTCGACTGCTGGATTTAAGCGACTGCTCTGAACTTGAAGTGATTTCACCTAATGTTATATCACGTCTGACAAGTCTAGAAGACTTGAGAATGAAAAACAGCTTCAACAGATGGGTGCCCAAAGGAGTAACCGGAGAAAGAAGTAATGCTAGCCTTTCAGAACTGAAGGACTTGCCTCATTTAGCTGCATTAAGCATACATGTTCCAGATGCTTGCTGTATTCCGACGGACTTGTTCACTGACAAGTTAAAAAGATACCAAATATTAATCGGCACTCGGCAGAAATGGTACGATGTGGATGAAACCCTCAACACATTGAAGCTCAAGCTCCCAACTGGCTGTGAATTGGACCATGGTCTAGAAATGTTGTTGAAGGGATCATGTGAAGATTTGTATTTGGATGGGTCGGAGGGAGCGGATAATGTTGTGCACCACTCAGGTAGTGAAGATTTTCAACAACTCAAGCATCTCCACGTCGAAAACAATGCCCAATTTACACATATCATTACTGAAGAG GTTGTGTTGCCCAACTTAACAAGCTTGGTGGTGGCTGATTGTGATCGTTTAACTTTTGTGTTATCGTCTTCCATGGCTAGAAATCTTGTACAACTTCAAAAACTTGAGATAACCGGATGTGAATCAATGGAAGAGATAGTTTCGACAAAAGAATATGGTGAAGAAAAAACAGATGTCATGTTTTGTAAGCTACAACATCTAAATCTGGAATATCTTCCAAAACTCTCCAGATTCTGCTCAGGAAGCTGTAATGTCCAGTTTCCATCTTTGGAGAGTTTGAAACTAGAGGGTTGTAAAGAAGTGAAGGGATTTGTCTTTGATCCTAAACTTGAGACTGAAGAAGTATACTTTCTTTTTGACGACAAG GTAGGCTTTCCAAAGTTGGAGAAATTGTCCATCCATGAGCTATCTATTTCGACTACAGTATGGCACAACAAACTTGATCCAGACTCTTTCTACAAACTTAGAGATGTTGACGTTCATCGTTGCGGTAGACTAATAAGCATCATTACACCTAGTATTGCAGGGAGATTGAATGCTTTAAGAAGTTTATCGATAAGTGGGTGCGATCGTTTAGAGGTGGTTTTTGAGAGCAAAGAAACACCAGACACATCTACGACTCAGTTGAAAATGTCTGGTTGTGAAAATCTAGATTCGGTATCGATAGGTTGGTATGGGAAATTGAAATATATGTTTCCATGCTCAGTGGCTAGAGGTCTTCAGCAACTACGACATCTGAGAGTGACTAGTTGTAAGGGAATGAAGGAAATCGTTTCCAAGGAAGAGGGACTAGAAATGATGCCTAAGTTTGTGTTTCCAAAAGCAACAAATATTGAATTTATAAATCTAGACCAACTTAAGAGCTTCTATCCAGGAATCCATGCTGCAGAATGGCCGCTACTCAAACGAGTGGAGGTGAGGGAATGTGGTAAATTGGATATTTTTGTCCCCAAAATTTCAAGTTTCCAGAAGCATGAGTTGGACGGTCTTGACACTCCAATTAAACACTCTCTCTTCTTAATTGACAAG GACGTATCATTCCCCAACTTGGAAACGATGGCCTTAGACAGAGACATGGAGATAAGGTGCGGTCCATCCACATCACAGTTGTTTAGGAAACTAAAATCGTTGACGTTTGCGCGGGGCCAGAAAGTTTCTTTATTTGAGAATAATGTAAATGCGTCCTTCCCACATATAAGTGTTTTGAAGCTTTACGAAATGCGGAAGTTGATGTATCTACGCAACGAGAATTTCCCAGGGGCAGGCCCAGTTTTTTCAAACTTGGAAGTTCTGCAAGTGGTGGTATGTCCAGAATTGAAGGATATAGGGTCATCTGCTATTCCCTTCCAGAATTTAACAACTTTGGAAGTATATGGTTGTCACAGCTTGAAATATTTAGCAACATATACGATAGCCAAAACTTTAAAGCGGCTAAGAGAAATGGTGGTTGGGAATTGTGAAAGAATGACAGAAATAGGGGCAACGACATCAGATGGAGATGATGCAGGAAATGATGGTGAGATTTCTTTTTGCCAGTTGCAAAGTTTGCAACTTTACCTTCTACCAAGTCTGCAAGATTTCTTCTCTGGAAATTGCATTGTCAAATTCCCATCCTTGAAAACTGTAAATATATACAAATGCCCTAAGGTGAAGATCAACAGCTCTGAGTGGAAGAGTTCCCCAGAACTACAAGGAGTGCAGTTAACAGAGAAGCATCCACAATATTATATGTGGCGGTGGGAGTCGTGGTAG